The following coding sequences lie in one Musa acuminata AAA Group cultivar baxijiao chromosome BXJ3-1, Cavendish_Baxijiao_AAA, whole genome shotgun sequence genomic window:
- the LOC103973914 gene encoding PAN domain-containing protein At5g03700, whose product MGLRCVFFLLFAFLPRVFSALSFPVGGRVTIPVPSAYQPGFVGRAFVLAAGNAPPDFRAALSVEAIAGAGYSCSVVVLLGDVKVWASDHVAKFIPAGRCVLELTPDGDLQLMDRAGRIGWRSGTSGLGVKSLLLKKNTGNLVLADARNETRWQSFEHPTNTMLWGQRLNASSRLTSFPVNSSSFYSLEVHKDKLVAYLNWRGERYSYWELQPRAGRSIAYTRVGSTGLKVFDVNSWKIAQILAMKSGAVRFLALGSKGNLGLYYYSASHGKFEPSCRALELCDLPLPCGPYGICSSTNTCAYLQLSGMEYSTSFCGLSSSEVEMVELRSVVTVLRTSSSASNVSKEECLASCLEDCSCAAALHTNGHGVGTGEWCSRYALVGGAREVEVGATESSYWIKVARKGSARHETSASLVTKVLIVGGVVDAVALCVILGGLVYYFFKIRKRSVDSGTNNS is encoded by the exons ATGGGCCTCCGctgtgtcttcttcctcctctttgccTTCCTCCCTCGTGTCTTCTCTGCGTTAAGTTTCCCTGTCGGCGGCCGAGTCACCATCCCGGTTCCCTCCGCGTACCAGCCGGGCTTCGTGGGAAGAGCCTTCGTCCTCGCGGCCGGGAACGCTCCCCCGGACTTCAGGGCGGCGCTGAGCGTCGAGGCCATCGCGGGCGCCGGCTACTCCTGCTCCGTTGTCGTTCTCCTCGGGGACGTCAAGGTGTGGGCTTCCGACCATGTTGCCAAGTTCATTCCCGCCGGCAGATGCGTCCTCGAACTGACCCCTGACGGCGACCTGCAACTGATGGACCGCGCCGGTCGAATCGGGTGGCGTTCGGGCACCTCCGGGCTTGGCGTGAAG AGTCTCCTCCTCAAAAAGAACACAGGCAACCTCGTCCTTGCCGACGCACGGAACGAAACCAGATGGCAGAGCTTCGAGCATCCGACGAACACAATGCTGTGGGGGCAGCGACTTAACGCGTCCTCTCGGCTGACTTCTTTCCCGGTCAATTCCTCATCATTCTACTCCTTGGAAGTCCACAAGGATAAGCTCGTGGCCTACCTGAACTGGAGAGGCGAGAGGTACTCGTACTGGGAGCTCCAGCCTCGAGCAGGCAGGAGCATTGCGTATACCAGAGTGGGCTCGACAGGGCTGAAGGTGTTCGACGTGAACTCGTGGAAGATCGCTCAAATCCTGGCAATGAAGTCCGGGGCAGTCAGATTCTTAGCCTTGGGGAGCAAAGGCAACCTGGGGCTCTACTACTACTCGGCAAGCCATGGCAAGTTTGAGCCGTCGTGTCGCGCACTCGAGTTGTGCGATCTTCCTCTTCCCTGTGGACCATACGGGATATGCTCTTCCACCAACACCTGCGCGTATCTGCAACTCTCAGGGATGGAGTACAGCACCAGCTTCTGTGGGTTGTCGAGCTCGGAGGTGGAGATGGTGGAGTTGCGGAGCGTCGTCACCGTGCTAAGAACTTCATCATCGGCGTCCAATGTTAGCAAGGAGGAATGCTTGGCCTCTTGCTTGGAAGACTGCTCGTGTGCCGCGGCCCTGCACACGAACGGCCATGGCGTCGGCACGGGAGAGTGGTGTTCACGGTACGCGTTGGTCGGCGGTGCTCGAGAAGTCGAGGTGGGGGCGACTGAGTCCAGCTACTGGATAAAGGTCGCAAGGAAAGGAAGCGCACGCCATGAGACTTCCGCTAGTCTGGTGACGAAGGTTCTCATCGTGGGCGGGGTGGTGGACGCGGTGGCGCTGTGTGTAATTCTGGGAGGACTTGTGTACTATTTCTTTAAAattcgtaaaagatcagtagattCGGGAACTAATAACAGCTGA
- the LOC103973913 gene encoding protein RETICULATA-RELATED 6, chloroplastic isoform X2 gives MALNYYWLDATFPVIEGRRVAARVEMIANSQNIAHLKTSFLARCPSPRRPGDRFARQFLPASILPRPAAALRRDTDAGDGEVRGMAKRREFLLLPSLAMAVGFLHSVAAAAAAEEKAPEPLPAAASAPTVVDADKGKEKEKEKEEEGEPEILSRVYDATVIGEPQAVGKDKRRVWEKLMGARVVYLGEAEMVPDRDDRVLELEIVKNLRNRCLEQQKTVSVALEAFPIDLQQQLDQFMDGRIDGGSLRSYTFHWPSERWQEYEPLLNYCRDNGVKLVACGTPLKVLRTVQAEGIRGLSKEERKLYAPPAGSGFISGFTSISGRSLIDRISSDPSVLFGPSSYLSAQARVVDEYNMSQSIMKAASDGSSAGMLVVITGASHVIYGSRGTGIPARISKKLQKKNQAIILLDPERQQIRREGEVPIADFLWYSAAKPCSRNCFDRAEIARVMNAAGRRREALPQDLQTGLDLGIVSPEILQNFFDLEKYPLVSELIHRFQGFRERLLADPKFLHRLAIEEAISITTTLLAQYERRKGRFLEEIDYVLTDTIRGSVVDFFTVWLPAPTLSFLTYADDSSSLESFELLKGLLGSIPDNAFQKSIVGKDWNSIQRFASVIVGGLKLAGVGFISSIGAGIASDVLYFVRGTLKPALTVNSRRKRSPIFKSAIVYGCFLGTSANLR, from the exons ATGGCGTTGAACTATTATTGGTTAGATGCCACGTTCCCTGTGATAGAGGGGCGGCGTGTTGCGGCTCGCGTGGAAATGATCGCCAACTCGCAAAACATCGCCCATCTCAAAACCTCGTTCCTCGCCCGGTGCCCCTCTCCTCGCCGCCCCGGCGACCGCTTCGCCCGCCAGTTCTTACCGGCAAGTATACTTCCGCGGCCCGCCGCGGCGCTCCGCCGCGACACCGACGCTGGGGATGGCGAGGTCCGGGGGATGGCGAAGCGGCGGGAGTTCTTGCTCTTGCCCTCGTTGGCCATGGCGGTGGGCTTCCTCCACTcggtcgccgccgccgctgccgcggaGGAGAAGGCACCCGAACCGCTCCCCGCTGCCGCCTCTGCCCCCACTGTCGTAGACGCGGACAAAGGGAAggaaaaggagaaggagaaggaggaggagggggagccgGAGATACTCTCTAGGGTTTATGACGCGACGGTAATTGGGGAGCCGCAGGCGGTGGGGAAGGACAAGAGGAGGGTGTGGGAGAAGCTGATGGGCGCTCGCGTCGTGTACTTGGGGGAGGCCGAGATGGTGCCAGATCGAGATGATAGGGTTCTTGAGCTGGAGATCGTCAAGAATCTTAGGAATCGATGTTTGGAGCAGCAGAAGACCGTATCTGTGGCCCTTGAGGCGTTCCCTATCGATCTCCAACAACAGCTTGATCAGTTCATGGATGGAAG AATTGATGGAGGAAGCTTGAGGTCTTACACTTTTCATTGGCCATCTGAACGCTGGCAGGAGTATGAACCTCTTCTGAATTACTGCCGTGACAATGGAGTAAAGCTTGTTGCTTGTGGTACTCCACTGAAA GTCCTAAGAACTGTTCAAGCTGAAGGAATCCGAGGCCTTTCTAAAGAAGAACGCAAGTTATATGCTCCTCCAGCTGGCTCAGGCTTCATCTCTGGCTTCACTTCTATCTCTGGCAGGTCACTGATAGACAGGATTTCTTCAGACCCATCTGTTCTCTTTGGTCCTAGTTCATACCTATCTGCACAGGCAAGAGTTGTTGATGAATATAATATGTCCCAGAGTATCATGAAAGCTGCAAGTGATGGCAGTTCAGCAGGCATGCTTGTAGTTATAACTGGTGCAAGCCATGTAATTTATGGATCAAGAGGAACAGGAATTCCTGCTAGAATATCAAAGAAACTGCAAAAGAAAAACCAAGCTATCATTCTACTTGATCCTGAGAGACAACAGATACGCAGAGAAGGTGAAGTTCCTATTGCTGATTTCTTGTGGTACTCTGCTGCTAAACCTTGCAGTAGAAATTGCTTCGACCGTGCCGAAATTGCTCGAGTAATGAATGCAGCTGGTCGAAGACGGGAAGCCCTACCTCAG GACCTTCAGACAGGATTGGATCTTGGAATAGTCTCGCCAGAGATACTGCAGAACTTTTTTGACCTCGAGAAGTATCCTTTAGTCTCAGAACTCATTCACAGATTCCAA GGATTCCGGGAAAGACTTCTGGCAGATCCTAAATTTCTGCATAGGTTGGCCATAGAAGAGGCTATTTCTATAACAACAACTCTTTTAGCACAATATGAAAGACGTAAAGGACGTTTTCTTGAAGAAATTGATTATGTTTTAACAGACACAATCAGAGGTTCCGTTGTTGACTTCTTTACTGTGTGGCTTCCTGCCCCAACCCTTTCATTTCTAACTTATGCTGATGACAGTTCCTCTCTTGAGAGCTTTGAATTACTAAAGGGCCTTCTAGGATCAATTCCAGATAATGCCTTTCAGAAGAGTATTGTGGGTAAAGACTGGAATTCGATTCAAAGATTTGCATCGGTAATTGTTGGTGGTTTGAAACTCGCTGGTGTTGGATTTATCTCTAGTATTGGTGCTGGAATTGCATCAGATGTTCTGTATTTTGTTCGTGGAACTCTGAAACCTGCATTAACTGTAAATAGCAGACGTAAAAGATCTCCAATATTTAAATCAGCAATTGTATATGGATGCTTTCTCGGAACATCAGCAAACCTGCG ATAA
- the LOC103973913 gene encoding protein RETICULATA-RELATED 5, chloroplastic isoform X1, with translation MALNYYWLDATFPVIEGRRVAARVEMIANSQNIAHLKTSFLARCPSPRRPGDRFARQFLPASILPRPAAALRRDTDAGDGEVRGMAKRREFLLLPSLAMAVGFLHSVAAAAAAEEKAPEPLPAAASAPTVVDADKGKEKEKEKEEEGEPEILSRVYDATVIGEPQAVGKDKRRVWEKLMGARVVYLGEAEMVPDRDDRVLELEIVKNLRNRCLEQQKTVSVALEAFPIDLQQQLDQFMDGRIDGGSLRSYTFHWPSERWQEYEPLLNYCRDNGVKLVACGTPLKVLRTVQAEGIRGLSKEERKLYAPPAGSGFISGFTSISGRSLIDRISSDPSVLFGPSSYLSAQARVVDEYNMSQSIMKAASDGSSAGMLVVITGASHVIYGSRGTGIPARISKKLQKKNQAIILLDPERQQIRREGEVPIADFLWYSAAKPCSRNCFDRAEIARVMNAAGRRREALPQDLQTGLDLGIVSPEILQNFFDLEKYPLVSELIHRFQGFRERLLADPKFLHRLAIEEAISITTTLLAQYERRKGRFLEEIDYVLTDTIRGSVVDFFTVWLPAPTLSFLTYADDSSSLESFELLKGLLGSIPDNAFQKSIVGKDWNSIQRFASVIVGGLKLAGVGFISSIGAGIASDVLYFVRGTLKPALTVNSRRKRSPIFKSAIVYGCFLGTSANLRYQIIAGIVEHRLSDYLLSYNSGLLLVNALSFTVRTINSYWGTQQWVDLARFTGLQTHNKEAVPDQVVDTPDIPLLECSSDKVNEVDESNNQSGDTPT, from the exons ATGGCGTTGAACTATTATTGGTTAGATGCCACGTTCCCTGTGATAGAGGGGCGGCGTGTTGCGGCTCGCGTGGAAATGATCGCCAACTCGCAAAACATCGCCCATCTCAAAACCTCGTTCCTCGCCCGGTGCCCCTCTCCTCGCCGCCCCGGCGACCGCTTCGCCCGCCAGTTCTTACCGGCAAGTATACTTCCGCGGCCCGCCGCGGCGCTCCGCCGCGACACCGACGCTGGGGATGGCGAGGTCCGGGGGATGGCGAAGCGGCGGGAGTTCTTGCTCTTGCCCTCGTTGGCCATGGCGGTGGGCTTCCTCCACTcggtcgccgccgccgctgccgcggaGGAGAAGGCACCCGAACCGCTCCCCGCTGCCGCCTCTGCCCCCACTGTCGTAGACGCGGACAAAGGGAAggaaaaggagaaggagaaggaggaggagggggagccgGAGATACTCTCTAGGGTTTATGACGCGACGGTAATTGGGGAGCCGCAGGCGGTGGGGAAGGACAAGAGGAGGGTGTGGGAGAAGCTGATGGGCGCTCGCGTCGTGTACTTGGGGGAGGCCGAGATGGTGCCAGATCGAGATGATAGGGTTCTTGAGCTGGAGATCGTCAAGAATCTTAGGAATCGATGTTTGGAGCAGCAGAAGACCGTATCTGTGGCCCTTGAGGCGTTCCCTATCGATCTCCAACAACAGCTTGATCAGTTCATGGATGGAAG AATTGATGGAGGAAGCTTGAGGTCTTACACTTTTCATTGGCCATCTGAACGCTGGCAGGAGTATGAACCTCTTCTGAATTACTGCCGTGACAATGGAGTAAAGCTTGTTGCTTGTGGTACTCCACTGAAA GTCCTAAGAACTGTTCAAGCTGAAGGAATCCGAGGCCTTTCTAAAGAAGAACGCAAGTTATATGCTCCTCCAGCTGGCTCAGGCTTCATCTCTGGCTTCACTTCTATCTCTGGCAGGTCACTGATAGACAGGATTTCTTCAGACCCATCTGTTCTCTTTGGTCCTAGTTCATACCTATCTGCACAGGCAAGAGTTGTTGATGAATATAATATGTCCCAGAGTATCATGAAAGCTGCAAGTGATGGCAGTTCAGCAGGCATGCTTGTAGTTATAACTGGTGCAAGCCATGTAATTTATGGATCAAGAGGAACAGGAATTCCTGCTAGAATATCAAAGAAACTGCAAAAGAAAAACCAAGCTATCATTCTACTTGATCCTGAGAGACAACAGATACGCAGAGAAGGTGAAGTTCCTATTGCTGATTTCTTGTGGTACTCTGCTGCTAAACCTTGCAGTAGAAATTGCTTCGACCGTGCCGAAATTGCTCGAGTAATGAATGCAGCTGGTCGAAGACGGGAAGCCCTACCTCAG GACCTTCAGACAGGATTGGATCTTGGAATAGTCTCGCCAGAGATACTGCAGAACTTTTTTGACCTCGAGAAGTATCCTTTAGTCTCAGAACTCATTCACAGATTCCAA GGATTCCGGGAAAGACTTCTGGCAGATCCTAAATTTCTGCATAGGTTGGCCATAGAAGAGGCTATTTCTATAACAACAACTCTTTTAGCACAATATGAAAGACGTAAAGGACGTTTTCTTGAAGAAATTGATTATGTTTTAACAGACACAATCAGAGGTTCCGTTGTTGACTTCTTTACTGTGTGGCTTCCTGCCCCAACCCTTTCATTTCTAACTTATGCTGATGACAGTTCCTCTCTTGAGAGCTTTGAATTACTAAAGGGCCTTCTAGGATCAATTCCAGATAATGCCTTTCAGAAGAGTATTGTGGGTAAAGACTGGAATTCGATTCAAAGATTTGCATCGGTAATTGTTGGTGGTTTGAAACTCGCTGGTGTTGGATTTATCTCTAGTATTGGTGCTGGAATTGCATCAGATGTTCTGTATTTTGTTCGTGGAACTCTGAAACCTGCATTAACTGTAAATAGCAGACGTAAAAGATCTCCAATATTTAAATCAGCAATTGTATATGGATGCTTTCTCGGAACATCAGCAAACCTGCGGTATCAG ATAATCGCTGGAATAGTGGAGCACCGACTTTCAGATTATCTGTTATCTTACAACAGTGGACTGCTACTTGTAAATGCATTGTCTTTCACTGTCCGCACAATCAACTCATACTGGGGAACACAG CAATGGGTCGATCTTGCACGATTTACTGGATTACAGACACATAACAAAGAAGCTGTACCTGATCAGGTTGTAGATACACCTGATATCCCACTCTTAGAATGCAGCTCTGACAAGGTAAACGAGGTTGATGAAAGCAACAATCAGTCAGGTGACACCCCTACATAA